The genomic DNA CGAGTGAGATGATTTCCGGTGTGGCGAAGCTCATGTCGAGTATCGACCTTGTGCTTGCTTCCCAGAAAATGAAGCATCAGGCGCACTGTAATACGACGATCGGTGAACCGGGAAGGCTCGCATTCCGTTGTCAGCCGAATCATCCGATCGACAATCCTGATGGCATTTTAGCCTCGATGAAGGAAGGTCTCTCTTACGGATCTGGGGATGCGGTCATCGGTATCAATCCGAACAATGAAGCGGTTGAGTCCGTGCATAAGCTGCTTTCAATGAGTCATGAATTCATAGAAAAGTGGGAAATCCCGACGCAGAACTGTGTGCTTGCTCATATTACGACGCAAATGAAAGCGCTTCAACAAGGTGCACCTGTCGCGCTTATGTTCCAGAGTCTTGCTGGTACGAAGGCTGCAAACGATGATTTTGGCGTTTCGAAGGAAATCCTCGATGAAGCGTATGAGCTCATGCGTGTGAAAGGAACCTCAGCTGGACCGAACTTCTTTTACTTCGAAACAGGTCAAGGGTCAGAGGTTTCACTCGATGCACACTTAGGTGTGGACATGCAGACACTTGAATCCCGCACATACGGATACGCGAGACATTGGCATCCGTTCATGGTCAACAACGTGTCTGGATTCATTGGACCGGAAACCTTATATGATGGGAAGCAGATGATCCGTTGTGATCTTGAGGATTTGTTCATGGGGAAACTACATAATTTACCGATGGGCATTGCTCCGACGTATACGAACCATATGAATGCGGATCAGAATGATCAAGAGATTGCCGGCATGCTGACGACGGTTGCCGGGGCGAACTTTTACATGGGTGTACCTGGTGGGGATGATGTGATGCTCAGCTACCAGGATACGAGCTACCATGACGATGCGAGTTTACGAGAGATGCTCGGACTCAGGCCGCTGGCTGAATTTGAAAAATGGATGGAAAAGATGGGGCTTATGGAAGATGGCCGATTGACCGATGCGGCTGGCGACCTCTCCATTTTTGATTGATTCCATAATCTTAACGTTAAAAGAGAAAGGGAGTGAACAAATGGACATTGAACAAATTGTCAAAGAAGTGATGAAGGAGCTGGAACAGAACAACACCTCAACAACACAACGGCCGAAGACAAGTACGAATGCTGATAAAACGTTCGACTATACATCTGAGAAAAAAGTGACGGTCGACGCTCCGAAAAACAAGGAAACGATTGAATCGGCCCAGGAGATTACACCTGCACGAATTGGGATCGGCCGCACAGGGACGAGGATGAAGACGAAGAACTACCTCGATTTCCGTGTCGATCATGCTGCCGCTCAGGATGCCGTCTTCAAGGACGTCGATGATTCGGTCCTGGAAGAAATGGACTTACCGATCTTGAAATCACGTGCAGCGAATATGGAAGAGTACTTGATGAACCTCGATTCTGGGCGAAAGCTGGATGAGGCGTCAGCGAAATGGTTGAAGGAAAACGGTACGAAAGGAAAACAAGTGCAGATCATCGTTTCGGACGGTCTCAGTTCTACTGGAGTGGAGCACACGATTCCCGATCTTCTGCCAGCCCTTAGGCAAGGTCTTGAAGGAAAAGGTATCTCAATGGGGAAACCTGTTTTCATCCGTAAGAGCCGAGTGTGGATTCAGGATGAAGTGGCATCAATCGTCGATTGCGATCTTGTCATATCCCTGATCGGGGAGCGACCAGGACTTGCCACATCACGAAGCATCAGTGCTTACTTGATTTACCGACCGGATGAGTCGAGTGTCGAGGCGGATCGTACCGTGTTCTCGAACATCCATGATGGCGGGGTTCCACCCGTTGAAGCAGGTGCGTATCTCGCAGACGTGATAGAGGAAATGCTGGAACATCGCGTCAGTGGTGTAAAATTCTCTCAGTTGAAGTGATTCGACAGAATTGATGGAAAATTGACATATATTCGAACCATGCTTATAATGTCAGGTAGTTTCTAGGCTGAACGAACCATTTAACGAATGGAAAGTAGGTGGAGGACACCTGATGAGTGCAACAATGTCAATTGAGTCGATTTGTCATGATCATACGAATCTATCAGAAGAAGAAATCAACAAGATTATCGAAGTCAGCCAGACGATCCAGATGACCGCTGATTTGTCCAAGGCGAACATCTTCATCGATTGTTTGATGAAGGATGGAAAACAAGCGGTCGTCGTGGCCGAGGCTTCGCCGACGACAGCAAAACCGATTTATGAAAACCCTGTCATAGGGATGAAAGCCTATGAATCTTTTGAACCAGCCGTTCTTTATTGCCTCAAATCCGGTAAGGCGATGACGTCGAACCGTGCCATCACGCAAGAACGGAAGCAGGTGGAACAGAGTGTCGTCCCGATCCGTGCCGACGAAGGACATGTGATTGGTGCACTCGTAATGGAGAAGGACATAAGTGATAAGCTTAAAGAACGTGCTGAATTGAAAGCGTTGTCAAGGACGGCTGAATCACTCAGTGACCTTCTGATGGATGTGTCTGATACGCATCCCGTCATTCCGGACCTCATCGAGGAAGCATTCTTTTTTGTTGAGGAAACTGGCAATCTTCTATACTCAAATTCTTCTGCCATCAATCTCGTTCACGGATTGACGGGGAAGGGGTGCCGATCCGGTGAAAATCTCGTAGAATTACTTCCATTCTTAGAAGAGATCATCCAGCATCCTGACGATTTGTTCGTCACGGAGAAGGAGATATTCAATAAGAATTTCAAGGTGAAGAAAATACTTTTACCTCAAAACGAAAAATACAACGGCATGTTCATTGTCCTTCGCGATCTTACGGATCTACGGGACAAGGAAAAAGAGTTGATCATGAAATCCGTTGCCATTCAAGAAATCCATCATCGGGTGAAAAACAACCTTCAGACGGTAGCAAGCTTGTTGAGACTGCAGATGCGGAGGGGGATTCCAGAAGAAAGCAAGGTCTATTTCCTTGAAAGCTTGAACCGGATTCTCAGCATCGCTTCGGTCTATGAAGTGATTCTCTCCAACAGCAGCATCGATGAGGTTGACATATACGAGTTGACCGTAAAAATCGGGAACATGCTTGTGTATGTCGAACCCCAGGCGGAGGCGAGGGTGAACATCGCCTTCGAGGGAGACAAGCTGACCATCGAATCGAAGCGCGCCGTCTCTGTCGCTTTGATCATCAACGAGCTGATTCAGAATTGTATGAATCACGCATTCAAAGGAAAATCATCTGGGAACATTCGGGTTACATTCCGGCAGGATGGTGATTGGATCAAAATCAAGGTGAAGGACGACGGGATCGGGTATGTCGCAAGTACGAAGCCATCGCTAGGGCTTGAAATCGTCAACATGATGGTCGAGCATGACCTGGATGGTGAATTCGATTTGAGAAAAGTGGAGCAGGGGACGGAAGCAGACATCACATTTCCATTAGAAGGAAGGAT from Pseudalkalibacillus sp. SCS-8 includes the following:
- a CDS encoding ethanolamine ammonia-lyase subunit EutB — its product is MKLSCRLRGEVYQFDSVKEVLAKASEEKSGDKMSGIGAKSSLERMAAKYVLSELQLRDIYENPIIPYETDEVTKLIYDGLSEPIYNEISNWTVGELREYILSHKTNGTHLKRLSRGLTSEMISGVAKLMSSIDLVLASQKMKHQAHCNTTIGEPGRLAFRCQPNHPIDNPDGILASMKEGLSYGSGDAVIGINPNNEAVESVHKLLSMSHEFIEKWEIPTQNCVLAHITTQMKALQQGAPVALMFQSLAGTKAANDDFGVSKEILDEAYELMRVKGTSAGPNFFYFETGQGSEVSLDAHLGVDMQTLESRTYGYARHWHPFMVNNVSGFIGPETLYDGKQMIRCDLEDLFMGKLHNLPMGIAPTYTNHMNADQNDQEIAGMLTTVAGANFYMGVPGGDDVMLSYQDTSYHDDASLREMLGLRPLAEFEKWMEKMGLMEDGRLTDAAGDLSIFD
- a CDS encoding sensor histidine kinase; protein product: MSATMSIESICHDHTNLSEEEINKIIEVSQTIQMTADLSKANIFIDCLMKDGKQAVVVAEASPTTAKPIYENPVIGMKAYESFEPAVLYCLKSGKAMTSNRAITQERKQVEQSVVPIRADEGHVIGALVMEKDISDKLKERAELKALSRTAESLSDLLMDVSDTHPVIPDLIEEAFFFVEETGNLLYSNSSAINLVHGLTGKGCRSGENLVELLPFLEEIIQHPDDLFVTEKEIFNKNFKVKKILLPQNEKYNGMFIVLRDLTDLRDKEKELIMKSVAIQEIHHRVKNNLQTVASLLRLQMRRGIPEESKVYFLESLNRILSIASVYEVILSNSSIDEVDIYELTVKIGNMLVYVEPQAEARVNIAFEGDKLTIESKRAVSVALIINELIQNCMNHAFKGKSSGNIRVTFRQDGDWIKIKVKDDGIGYVASTKPSLGLEIVNMMVEHDLDGEFDLRKVEQGTEADITFPLEGRI
- the eutC gene encoding ethanolamine ammonia-lyase subunit EutC, coding for MDIEQIVKEVMKELEQNNTSTTQRPKTSTNADKTFDYTSEKKVTVDAPKNKETIESAQEITPARIGIGRTGTRMKTKNYLDFRVDHAAAQDAVFKDVDDSVLEEMDLPILKSRAANMEEYLMNLDSGRKLDEASAKWLKENGTKGKQVQIIVSDGLSSTGVEHTIPDLLPALRQGLEGKGISMGKPVFIRKSRVWIQDEVASIVDCDLVISLIGERPGLATSRSISAYLIYRPDESSVEADRTVFSNIHDGGVPPVEAGAYLADVIEEMLEHRVSGVKFSQLK